A section of the Methanosarcina mazei S-6 genome encodes:
- a CDS encoding tetratricopeptide repeat protein produces the protein MTSNEWYNKGIALQELKRYGEALDAFDKALEISPDNAKILFSKGIALKNLMKYEEALQTFDRSLEINPADARVWCFKAEILLGLMQYEESLDSFYKAATLAPEDPEVWYRRGMALREMRAYEDAMDDLEKSIQIYSKKYDINSMSASEWCKKGMGLCKIKSYNEALDAFNRALELNPSNGKALYNKGIVLRWLGKTDEAKLYIEKAVEIFDNKIKANPENSRFWYNKGIALRDLEKYKEALDAFERAIEINPSFTKAWIGKGIVYDRVKKHQKAMEAYERAVDINPIYSDLI, from the coding sequence ATGACTTCGAACGAATGGTATAATAAAGGCATTGCACTCCAAGAATTAAAAAGGTACGGTGAAGCTCTGGATGCATTCGATAAGGCTCTGGAAATAAGCCCTGACAACGCAAAAATTTTGTTCAGCAAAGGAATTGCTCTTAAGAACCTGATGAAATACGAAGAAGCTCTTCAAACTTTTGACAGGTCTCTTGAGATCAACCCTGCTGATGCCAGAGTCTGGTGTTTCAAAGCTGAAATTCTTCTTGGCCTTATGCAGTATGAAGAGTCTCTTGACTCATTTTATAAGGCAGCAACTCTTGCTCCGGAAGACCCTGAGGTATGGTATAGAAGAGGGATGGCACTCAGGGAGATGAGGGCATATGAAGACGCGATGGATGACCTCGAAAAATCCATCCAGATCTATTCAAAGAAATATGACATTAACTCAATGAGTGCAAGCGAGTGGTGTAAAAAAGGCATGGGGCTTTGCAAAATAAAGAGCTACAATGAAGCCCTTGATGCGTTTAACAGGGCACTTGAGTTAAACCCGAGTAACGGGAAAGCTCTGTACAACAAAGGAATAGTTTTGCGCTGGCTCGGAAAAACCGATGAAGCAAAATTGTATATAGAAAAAGCAGTCGAGATTTTTGATAACAAAATTAAAGCAAATCCTGAAAATTCAAGGTTCTGGTATAACAAAGGAATTGCCCTGAGAGACCTGGAAAAATATAAAGAAGCACTTGATGCTTTTGAAAGAGCAATAGAAATCAACCCGAGCTTTACGAAAGCCTGGATTGGTAAAGGAATAGTATATGACAGGGTTAAAAAACACCAGAAAGCGATGGAAGCATACGAAAGGGCAGTAGACATAAATCCAATATATTCAGACCTTATTTAA